One genomic segment of Desmodus rotundus isolate HL8 chromosome 5, HLdesRot8A.1, whole genome shotgun sequence includes these proteins:
- the ATRAID gene encoding all-trans retinoic acid-induced differentiation factor, whose product MSPRGPCSSSIPLPWAAALLLALGVERDLALPEICVHCPGSVRNLSEVAFFCEQTPELKLHARCCLNQKGAILGLDLQNCSLKDPGPNFPQAHTAVIIDLQANPLKDDLANTFRGFTQLQTLILPHDVNCPGGINAWNFVTTYTDYQTCQGQRNLCNSTGDAEICPENGSCVPDGPGLLQCICAVGFHGYKCMRQGSFSLLMFFGILGSTTLSISILLWGTQRRKAKAS is encoded by the exons ATGTCCCCTCGCGGTCCTTGCAGTTCTTCGATCCCGCTACCCTGGGCTGCGGCCCTGCTCCTCGCCCTGGGCGTGGAAAGGGATCTGGCGCTACCCGAG atATGCGTCCATTGCCCGGGGAGTGTACGAAATTTGTCAGAAGTGGCCTTTTTTTGTGAGCAGACACCAGAGCTGAAGTTGCATGCCCGCTGCTGCCTGAATCAGAAGGGCGCCAtcctggg GCTGGATCTCCAGAACTGTTCTCTGAAGGACCCTGGTCCAAACTTTCCCCAGGCACATACTGCTGTCATCAT AGACCTGCAAGCAAACCCCCTCAAGGATGACTTGGCCAACACCTTCCGTGGCTTTACCCAGCTCCAGACTCT GATACTACCGCACGATGTCAACTGTCCTGGAGGTATTAATGCCTGGAATTTTGTCACCACTTACACAGACTATCAGACCTGCCAAGGGCAAAGGAACCTTTGCAATAGCACTGGGGACGCAG AAATATGTCCTGAGAATGGATCTTGTGTGCCTGATGGTCCAGGTCTTTTGCAGTGTATTTGTGCTGTTGGCTTCCATGGCTACAAGTGTATGCGCCAG GGCTCGTTCTCGCTGCTTATGTTCTTCGGGATCCTGGGATCCACCACATTATCCATCTCCATCCTGCTTTGGGGGACCCAACGCCGAAAAGCCAAGGCTTCATGA